The sequence TCGCCCCCAGGCTGCGCGCCGCCCAGGGGCGGGCCGTGCTCTATTGGGGGGCCGCCGCCGGCGCCCTGGGCGTGGGGCTGACCGGGGTGATGGTGATGTTGTCCCTGGTGGCCAGCGGTCCTGAATACCTGCCGGCGGGGCGGGTGGTTCTGGTGACCTATTTGCCCCTGCTGCTGGTGGAGGCGGCGGTGACCGCCTGGGCACTGAGTTTTATGAAACGGGTGGCACCTGAGTTGCTGACCCCGGGAGAGAACGAATGAGATCTTGGATTCTGGGCCTGGCCCTGGTGATGAGCTGCGCCGCCCAGGCACACCTGCTGAAGGTGTTTGCCTATGGTGAAGGAGGCCGGGTACACGGGAGTGTCTACTTCGCCGGCGGCGGCCCGGCCACCGGGGCCAGTGTCCAGGTGCTGGCCCTCGACGGCTCGGTGCTGGCGACCTTGAGCCCGGATGAGAATGGCGAGTTTGTCTATCAGCCCGAGGCGCCCCGGGATCTTGAACTGCTGGTGGATACCGGTGACGGTCACCAGGTCCGCTGGCCGGTGAGTGCCGATGAACTTCAGGGGGTATTGCCGGCCCCACAACCTGGCCAAACGGTTGCCCCGGAGGCGGTGAACCAGCAACAGCTGCTGTCGATGATCGAGCAGGCGGTGGCCCGTCAGGTGGGGCCCCTGCGTCAGGAGCTGCAGCAGGCTGAGGACAGGGCCAGGTTGTCTGACATCCTTGGTGGTCTGGGGATGATCTTTGGCATCGCCGGCCTGGCGATGTGGTGGCGGGGCCGCCGGTGAACGACGGCCTCTGGCTTAGAAGCCAGCAACCCCGCTGGCTGGAGCGCAGTGACCCCAGATTGAGGGTGCTGTGCGCCCTGGTGTTGCTGACGGTGACCCTGGGGCTGAGTCATCCCCTGCCTCTGCTGCTCTCTTTGGGGTTCGCCCTGAGCCTGGTGCCCCTGGTGGGCCTCTCCTTCAAAGCCCTGTTCAAGCGCCTGCTGGCGGTAGAGGGGCTGATGATCCTGCTATTGGTCTCCCTGCCCTTTACCCTGCCCGGAGAGCCCCTGTGGCAAGGGCTGGGCCTGACTCTGACCGCTGAGGGTCTGGAGCGGGCCCTGGTGGTGCTGCTCCGTGCCAACACCATGGTGGTGGGGATGCTGACCCTGCTGGGCAGCATGGAGCCTGAACGCCTGGGTCACGCCCTGGGCCGTCTGGGGGTGCCGGACAAGCTGGTGCACCTGTTCCTGATGACGGTACGCTATCTGTTCGTGCTGCTGGAGGAGTACCGGCGCCTGCGTCAGGCGATGCGCGCCCGCGCCTTCAAACCTGGCAGCAACCTGCACACCTGGCGCAC is a genomic window of Ferrimonas sp. YFM containing:
- the cbiQ gene encoding cobalt ECF transporter T component CbiQ, whose amino-acid sequence is MNDGLWLRSQQPRWLERSDPRLRVLCALVLLTVTLGLSHPLPLLLSLGFALSLVPLVGLSFKALFKRLLAVEGLMILLLVSLPFTLPGEPLWQGLGLTLTAEGLERALVVLLRANTMVVGMLTLLGSMEPERLGHALGRLGVPDKLVHLFLMTVRYLFVLLEEYRRLRQAMRARAFKPGSNLHTWRTLGWLIGMLLIRSMERSTRVLAAMRCRGFQGRFYLIHKGEWQAMDSLHLALFTSLALSLKLLELQL